One Anatilimnocola floriformis genomic window, TACCAAGGAAACGTGGTGCAGAGTTGCATCCACTGTCATCAAATCGGCGATGCGATCAAGCAACAAGTCCGCAGCACCAAGGTCGCCTTTCCCGACGACGTGTTGTTTCCTTACCCGCACCCAAAGGCCGTCGGCTTGATCTTGAATCCTCGGCAGCGCGCGACCATCACGCGCGTGGAGCCCAATTCGCTCGCTGAAAAATCAGGCTTCCTTGCCGGCGATCAGATTCATCAGATCGAAGGCCAAACGCCCCTTTCGATCGCCGATGTGCAATGGGTGCTGCACCACACACCGGCCAGCGGCGGAGCAGTGAAGACGATCGTCATTCGTGACGGCAAGGAAATCAATCTCGACCTCAACTTGCCCGATAAGTGGAAGCGGCTCGACGATATTTCCTGGCGAGCCTCGACCTGGCAACTGCGGCGGATGGGGCTCGGCGGGCTGTTTCTGAAGAAGATGCCTGATGCTGTGCGCGAAGAACTGAAACTTCCCGAAAGCAATTGGGTGCTGCGCGCCGAACATGTCGGTCAATTCGCGCCGCACAACGCCGCCAAGGAAGCTGGCGTGCTGAAGGGAGACGTTTTTGTCTCGTTTAACGGCCAGGAGTTTGCGCGCGAGACCGACTTGCTCGCGTACGCGCTCAACGAAGTCGCGCCCGGAACCGCCGTGCCATTGGTGATTTGGCGCGAGGGCAAGAAGCACGAACTGACATTGAAAGTGCCGAAGTAAATCGTCAGCAGGTCGCACTTGCGCTGCGGAGCAACCGGCTGCGGAATTGCTCGATTATAATTCTCGCTTCTGAGATCGCTCCGCTTCGTTCGCAGGTTGCTCCATGTTTCGCTGTTTCGTTGCTCTGCTGTTTTTGTTTTCCGGTGCGCTCGCTTCCTTCGCGCAAGACAATCCGCGAATCACCGAAACGACCAAGCTGGTCCAGAAATGCCTGCCTGCGGTGGTTTCGTTGCCGCTCGTCACGCCCGGTGAAAAGCCGGGGACGCAAACCGTACATTTCGGTAGCGGCACGGTGATTTCGCCACTGGGGTTTGTGCTGACCAACGCGCACGTTGTTCGCAATGCGAAGGAAGGGCCGGCGCTGTTCGTTGGCAATCGCGTGCTCAAGTATCAAACGATCTGCACGATGCCGCATTCCGATCTTGCCGTGCTGAAGTTGCAGACCGAAGGACCGTTGCCCGCGCTGCCGATCGGGCGCAGCCATGACCTGATGCTTGGCGAACCGACGCTGGTGATCGGCAATGCCGGCGAACTCGCGCATAGCGCGTCGACGGGCATTGTGAGCGGACTCGCACGGTCGACGCGGACCGAGCATTCGATTCTGCCCG contains:
- a CDS encoding Trx7/PDZ domain-containing (seleno)protein; the protein is MFRTLLASLVLLGGCFSISSAQTREQKVRSDKEKYEATGFWIYNDLAKGFAEAKATGKPLLVVLRCLPCEHCVKLDDELVESDPKLRPQLEKFVRVRVISANGLDLSLFQFDTDQSYAVFMLNADGTIYGRYGTRSDQTLYADDVSIEGLSSALEGALTLHRDYPATKKSLAAKRGPEPLFAAPEKFPLLAGKYGSSINYQGNVVQSCIHCHQIGDAIKQQVRSTKVAFPDDVLFPYPHPKAVGLILNPRQRATITRVEPNSLAEKSGFLAGDQIHQIEGQTPLSIADVQWVLHHTPASGGAVKTIVIRDGKEINLDLNLPDKWKRLDDISWRASTWQLRRMGLGGLFLKKMPDAVREELKLPESNWVLRAEHVGQFAPHNAAKEAGVLKGDVFVSFNGQEFARETDLLAYALNEVAPGTAVPLVIWREGKKHELTLKVPK